A part of Paenibacillus sp. IHBB 10380 genomic DNA contains:
- a CDS encoding helix-turn-helix transcriptional regulator: MKKTSLNILGSGAKVNKTPGDRIRYARKSEYLTIRELATKTGLTPEAISMMERNTHPPSLSSLRKISIVLKKPIHFLGCYEDMNEETLGDQIKKARYYKGLTLEEAGEHFGADVKTIRSWETNRRRPSNRHINEVKLFVDIIVILKL, encoded by the coding sequence ATGAAGAAGACATCACTGAATATATTGGGCTCAGGAGCCAAAGTCAACAAGACTCCTGGTGATCGTATTCGTTATGCACGTAAATCAGAGTACTTAACTATCAGGGAATTAGCTACTAAAACAGGATTAACACCTGAAGCCATTAGCATGATGGAAAGGAATACCCATCCCCCATCCCTAAGCAGTCTACGAAAGATATCTATTGTATTGAAAAAGCCTATCCATTTTTTGGGCTGCTATGAAGATATGAATGAAGAAACATTGGGAGATCAAATCAAAAAGGCCAGATATTATAAAGGTCTGACCTTGGAAGAGGCTGGAGAGCACTTTGGTGCCGATGTAAAGACAATTAGAAGCTGGGAGACAAATAGAAGAAGACCATCCAATAGACATATTAATGAAGTAAAATTATTTGTTGATATAATAGTGATATTAAAACTGTAA